The Alcaligenes faecalis sequence GGGCAAGGACGTCGATCCCATCATCCAGAAACTGGACGTTCATTACCAGCCCGGTCACAACCACACCACCATGGGCGAGACCAAAGAGGCCGATGGCAAGTGGCTGGTGTCACTGAACAAGTTTTCCAAAGACCGCTTCCTGAACGTAGGCCCGCTCAAACCAGAAAACGATCAACTGATCGATATTTCAGGCGACGAGATGAAGCTGGTTCACGACGGCCCAAGCTTTGCCGAACCACACGACATGCTGCTGGTTGCCGCCGAGAAGGTACGACCCAAGCGCGTCTGGACCCGCGACGACCCCTGGTGGGATGGTGCACGGAAAATGGCCGAAAAAGATGGGGTCACCCTGGAAGGTGCCTCCAAAGTCATCCGTGATGGCAACAAGGTACGGGTCTACATGACCGCCGTGGCACCCGTGTTCTCCGTGCCCAGCTTTGAGGTCAATCAAGGCGATGAAGTCACCGTTGTCGTCACCAATATGGAGATGATCGAAGACTTGACCCACGGCTTCACGTTGTCCGGCTATGGCGTGGCCATGGAAATTGGACCGCAGCAAACCAGCTCGGTCACCTTCACGGCCTCCCGCCCCGGTGTGCATTGGTACTACTGCCAGTGGTTCTGCCACGCCTTGCACATGGAAATGTCCGGTCAGATGAATGTGAAACCCAAAGCCTGACGGTGACATGAAGCCTTTCCGCCTGTTCCCCGCCCGTGCACGGTGCCTGCGCCCCAGCTTGGCGCTGAGGCTGGCCATCAAGCCGCTGACGGCCCTGGCCCTGGCGGCCAGTAGCCTAATGGCTCAAGCGGCCACCATTGAGGTGCCTGCCGATACCGCGCTGCAAGCCGCTATCGATGCCGCCCAAGCCGGCGACATCCTGATGCTGGCCCCCGGCACGTATCAGGGCAATATCATCGTGAACAAACCTTTGACGCTTCAAGGCCCCAGCAACCGGCAAGCTGTGTTGATGGGCGAACGTGAAGGTCGCACGGTGTGGGTTCAGGCGGAAGATGTGCAGATACGTCAGATAACCGTGCGTCACTCCGGCTTGAGCCTGCCCGACATGGATGCGGGCATCTTCCTGGACAAACCCGCCCATAATGCCCTGATCGAACACAACGACATCCTCGACAACCTGGTGGGGGTGTATGTTTGGGGGCCCCATAACGCGCTGGTGCAACACAACACCATCGTGGGCAATAAAGAGTTGCGTTTGAACGAGCGCGGCAATGGCGTCACGGTATGGAACTCCCCCGGCTCACGCATCCTGAACAACGATATTTCCTGGGGTCGCGACGGAATTTTTTCCAATGCCAGCCGCGACAACGTCTTTAGCCATAACCGCTTTACCCAACTGCGCTATGCGGTGCACTACATGTACACCAATAACAGTGAAGTCAGCAGCAATGTCTCCATCGGCAATGACATTGCGTATGCCCTGATGTTCTCGCAGTTCCTGACGGTCCGTGAAAACATCAGTATCAACAGCACGCATCAAGGTTTGATGCTTAATGCGGCTCAGCAATCAAGCATTACTGACAACATTGTGGACGGTGCCGAAAAAGGCGTTTTTCTCTACAACGCCAACTTCAACAAGATCTCCGGCAACCTGATTCAGAACACCCAGATCGGGGTGCACTACACCGCCGGTTCCGAGGGCAATGAGATCACGGAAAACGCCTTCATCCAGAACCAGAATCAGGTGAAGTATGTGGGCACCCGCTACCTGGAGTGGTCCAGCAAGGACCGGGGCAATTACTGGAGCGATCACAGCGCCTTTGACCTGAACGGTGACGGCATTGGTGACACCGCTTATCGCCCCAATGGCCTTGTTGAACAACTGGTCTGGCGAGCTCCTTCGGCACGCGTGCTTTTGAACAGCCCTGCTGTTTCCATTGTGCGCTGGGCGCAAACTCAATTTCCCGCCATTTTGCCTGGCGGCATCATCGATAGCGCACCGCTGATGCGTGCGCCCGACAATCCCGTCTGGGAGCGCTACAAGGCCAATCATGATTTCATCCAATAACGGTCCCGCCCCTGTCTCACTGGCCAATGTCAGCAAGCTGTATGGTCAGCAGCGCGCCGCCAACGCAGTGAACTTCGAGCTTTATCCCGGCCAATGCACGGTGCTGGCTGGCCACAATGGTGCAGGCAAAAGTACCGTCATCAAGCTGATTCTGGGCCTGATCCGTGCTGATGAAGGCAAGGTCACCTTGCTGGATCATGACGCTGGTTCGTCCCAAGCGGCCCGGCTGCGAACCCATATCGGCTACTTGCCTGAAACCGTCGCCCTGCACCCTGCCTTGACCGGCACCGAAACACTGGCGTTTTACGCCCGCCTGAAAGGGCTGCCGACCCGTGACAACCAGGCTTTACTGGCACGTGTCGGCATTGCCCAAGCGGCTCACAAACGCGTAGGCACGTACTCCAAAGGCATGCGCCAACGGCTGGCACTGGCCCAAACCTTGCTGGGCAAACCCCGCGTGCTTTTGCTGGACGAACCTACAACGGGCCTGGACCCAGCCTCCCGCCTGCTGTTCTACGAGATCGTGCAAGAACTACGCGATGCCGGGGCCACCATCCTGCTCAGCACCCACGCGCTGGCCGAAATGGAGCGTCTGGCAGACCGCATCATCGTGATGCAACAGGGGCGCAAGATTGCCGATGGCACCTTGTCCGAACTGCGCCAACACGCGGGCTTGCCGGTACGTATTCGCCTGACCGTGGAGCAAATTTCCGACTCTGTGCCACAACACTGGAATGTCATCGGTGCCAATCGTCTGGAGCGTCATTGCACCGAAGCCGAAAAAATCCAGATTCTGCGCGAAGCGCATGCCATTGCAGGATTGACCGACCTGGAACTGGAATCCCCCGGTCTGGACGAGTTGTATGCGCACTTTTTGAAGCGCGAGGATTACTAAGCCATGAACCCTGTCCTGATCATCATCCAAAAGGAAGTGCGCGACGGATTGCGCAATCGTTGGGTACTGGCCGTCACCCTCTTGCTGGCGGCACTGGCTTTGTCTCTGGGGTTTCTGGGCAGCGCCCCCACCGGCAGCGTCAAGGTAGATCCGTTGACAGTCACGGTTGTCAGCCTGTCCAGCCTATCTATTTTCCTGATCCCGCTGATTGCCATGCTGCTGTCCTACGACGCCATTGTGGGCGAGATCGAGCGCGGCACCATGTCCTTGCTGCTTAGCTATCCCGTCCATCGCTGGCAGGTTCTGGTCGGTAAATTCCTGGGCCATGCCCTGATCCTGAGCCTGTCTACGGTGGTGGGCTACGGCTTGGCAGGCGTCACCTTGCAAGTAGCACATGGCGGCCTGGACTTCAGCGTCTGGACACCCTTTCTGGCCATGATGGGCGCCAGCATTCTGCTCGGTGCCAGCTTCTTGTCCTTGGGCTATTTCATCAGCACCCTGGTCAGAGAACGGGCAACGGCGGCAGGTCTGGCCATCGGTATCTGGCTGTTCTTCGTGGTGATTTATGACATGGCTCTGCTAGGTATTCTGGTTGCCGACCAAGGCGCCATGATCACCGCTTCCTGGCTGAACATCATCCTGCTGTTCAACCCCACCGACGTGTACCGCCTGCTGAATCTGACCGGCTATGAGAATGTCGCCATGTTTGCCGGCATGGCCGGTTTAAGCGAACAGGCTCGCCTGCCCGCCAGCGTCTTGATGAGCGTTCTACTGCTGTGGATCGCCGTGCCTTTTGGTCTGGCAAGCCTGGTATTCAACAAAAAAACACTATGAAAAAACTACGCACTTTTCTGTTGCTGTGCCTGGGCCTGATACTGGCTGCCTGCGGTCAGCCCGAACCCATACAAGCCCCACCGCCGCCCGTCGTCCAGATTCCCCAAACCGCCGTGGGCCACTACTGCGGCATGTACCTGTTCGAGCATCAAGGCCCCAAAGGGCAGATTCTTCTGCGCGAACGCGAAGCGCCACTCTGGTTCACCACCATACGCGAGGTCTTTGCCTACACCATGCTGCCTGAAGAGTCCAAAGCCATCGCCGCCACCTATGTGCAAGACATGGCCCAGCGCGATCAGGACGGCCAGTTCCCTGAACAAGCCTGGATACCGGCACAAGAGGCCTGGTATCTGATCTACAGCCGCTATACCGGCGGCATGGGCACCATTGATGCCCTGCCCTTTAGCCAGGAGCAGGCCGCCAAGGACTTCCAGCAACAGCATGGCGGCCAAGTGGTTCGCTTTGCCGACATGCCGGAGAACTACATCTTCGGTGCAGTCGCGCTGCCTTGAAACGCTCCTCTTCCTGATCCCAGGTATTTGCCATGACTTCTACTCCTGTTTCCCGTCGTCGTTTTATCGGTATCGTGGCCGCAACCAGCGCACTGACTTGCGTGCCGTGGGCCGCCAAAGCAATGCAAGCGGCCACTACCCCGCTCAGCTCCTGGCAAGGCGTGGCTTTGGGTGCGGACGCACAACTGCATATCCATCATCCCGACCCGGTTTTTGCACAGACCTTGATCGATCAGGCCCTGTCCGAGGTGCGACGGCTGGAGCGAATTTTCAGCCTGTATCAGGAAGACAGCGCCTTGCGACGTCTGAACCGCGACGGCTATCTGAAGCAAGCCCCCGGTGATCTGACGCGCTTGCTGCTGGAGTCACAGCGCCTGAGTGAATTAACGAACGGGGCCTTTGATCCCACCGTGCAGGTGCTTTGGGAACTGTATAGTCAGGCCGCTCAACACAGTATTCAAACCTCCATTCCCAATGCCGCCGAGATCAAGCAGACGCTGCAACAAGTGGGCTACCAAGCCATCCACATTCAGGATGACACTGTCCAGCTACAGCACCCTGGCATGGCCCTGACCCTGAACGGGATAGCCCAAGGCTACATTACTGATCGCATCACCGAGCAGTTGAAACAGGCAGGCCTGGAACACGCCCTGGTTGATATGGGCGAGATACGTGGCCTGGGTATGGCTCCGAGTAATCGTCCCTGGCGCGTCGGTCTGGCAGGCGATCAAGCAGAGCCTGCCAGCTTGTTGAGTCTGGATGTACACAATCAGGCAGTCAGCACCTCATCGGGGTCAGGCACGTCGCTTAGCCGCGATGGATCGGTTACCCATCTGTTCAACCCCGCCAATGGTCAGGCCCGACCTTTGTATCGCAGTGTCTCTGTCGTGGCTGGGAATGCCACGATTGCCGACGCCCTGTCCACGGCCTTCTCATGGATGTCGCCCTCAGCCATTGCGCGGGTTCTGGCAAACGACCCCAGTGTGCGGGCCTGGGTGCTACCCGACGATGGGGATCAGCTTGTCGCCATGCACTCGTCAACACCAAGACAAACCCGCTTACCAGCAGACGCGCAAGCCCGATAAAGCCTCGTACAATGGCGGTTTCGTCTACTGCAGGCTAAATCTCCATGTCCGTACACTCTCCAGACCTTCCCTGTGCTGCCCCTTTGCCCGGTCTGCCAGAATGGGCCGGTTTTTGCGAGGCAGCACGCCAGTCCGACCGTTACGCGCTGGACCTGCATTGCCTGAAGGCAGCAGGCCTGCAAGTGGACTTGAGTGGACAGCGGCATTCGCCAGAGCTACAGGCTGCCGGGGCCGCCCTTTTGGCAGCCCGCCATTTCGACACGGCGCGCAAACAGTTGCTTAACGGCGGCATCGTCAACAATACAGAACAACGTGCCGCCTGGCACAGCGCCCTGCGTGCGCCCGCCCCCACGGCGGAAGTTGCCAAAGAACGCGAGCGCATGAACGAATTCGTGCGCGTAGCCGACTCCGAGCGCCGCTGGCGCAACATCATTCATATCGGTATTGGTGGCAGCGACTGGGGCGTGCGTCTGTCCCTGGCGGCTTTTGGCTATCGCCATAGCTGGCGCAATGTGCGCTTCCTGGCCAATATCGACGGCCATGCGCTGGAACATGCCTTGTCGGGTATGGACCCTCACGACACCTTGATCGTGATCGCCTCCAAATCCTTCACCACGACCGAGACTCTCAAGAACGGACAGCGCGCCCTGGAATGGCTGCAAGCCGCGGGCGTTGGCAACCCCTATGAACAAATCGTTGCGGTCACCGCCCGCCCTGAAACCGCCTCGCATTGGGGTGTTCCACAAAAAAACATCTTCCAGTTCTGGGATTGGGTAGGTGGCCGCTTCTCCCTGTGGTCGGCAGTCAGCTTAACCACGGCCTTAGCAGTTAGCAGTGACGTGGTGGCCGGGATGTTGTCAGGCGCTGCAGCCATGGACCAGCATTTTCAGGAGGCTCCTGTTGCGTCTAACGTACCTGTGCAGATGGCACTGGCCGGTGTCGTCAACCGCAGTGTGCTGGGCTATGGCTCATTGAATATCTCGCCCTACGATTTCCGTCTGGGCAATCTGGTGCCCTACATTCAGCAACTGGATATGGAGTCTCTGGGCAAGTCTGTCACCACCAACGGCGAACCCGTTGGCTTAGCCACAGGTGCAGCCGTCTGGGGGCTGGCTGGAACAGACGCACAACACACCTTCTACCAATGGCTGCACCAAGGCAGCGATGGCGCTCCGGTGGACTTTATTGTGTGCCAGCAGGCGGATCACAATCAGGCCGAGCACCATAACCTGCTGCTGGCAAACTGCCTGGCACAGCGCGAAGCCCTGATGCGTGGCAAGACCTACGAGCAAGCCCTGGCCGAATGCGAAAAACAAGGTCTGGGTGAGCAAGCTGCCGAGCTGGCCCACCACCGCGTGCACTCGGGCGGACGCCCCAACACACTGATCGTATTGCCCCGCCTGAACCCCTTCTCGCTAGGCGCCCTGCTGGCCTTGTATGAGCACAAGATTTTTGTGCAGGCCTTGATCTGGGGGATCAACCCCTTTGACCAATGGGGGGTGGAGTACGGCAAAGTATTGGCAAACGGGATTTTGCAGGAGCTGTCGGGAGAGAAAGAAATGTCTGCTGAACATGATGCGTCTACTCGGCATTGGATAGAGACTTTCAAGAACTAAAGTCATCCTCTGAGCTTCATCCAACTAATTTCTTTTTATATCAACGGTATACGGTTCCATTTTTCTCGCCAACCTTTGCGTGTATACTATTCGTATATACAGGCTATGGAGGTAACTATGCGTACAAACATAAAACTACCCGCCAAGAAAGCTCACCCTACCAGCAAGACAACAAGCGTATTCATGAGCGGAAATAGTCAGGCTGTGCGTTTACCAGAAGGTTTTCGCTTCGAGGGGAAAAGAGTCTTCATACGACGAGATCAAGAGTCTGGCGATGTCATTCTGTCCTCAAAACCAAGGGGCTGGGATCACTTCCTTAATGTTGCCGCTAATACTGACCCTGCTGAATTCGAAGGCTTCCTGGAAGATCTGAACAGAGACAAAGAGCCGGCTCCCGAGAAAGATCACTTCGCAGGGTGGGAAGAATGATCTACATGCTAGATACCAATGCAGTTTCGAACGCTGCCATGAACAGGGGCAAGGTAAGAGAAACCATGCTGGGACACAGTCCCAGCACTATTTTTGTCTCTAATATTGTGCTTGCTGAACTAATGTATGGGTTTGCCAAGAAGTCCAGACCTACCTTGCAGGCAACAACAGAAGCCCTGCTAAG is a genomic window containing:
- a CDS encoding antitoxin produces the protein MRTNIKLPAKKAHPTSKTTSVFMSGNSQAVRLPEGFRFEGKRVFIRRDQESGDVILSSKPRGWDHFLNVAANTDPAEFEGFLEDLNRDKEPAPEKDHFAGWEE
- a CDS encoding ABC transporter permease → MNPVLIIIQKEVRDGLRNRWVLAVTLLLAALALSLGFLGSAPTGSVKVDPLTVTVVSLSSLSIFLIPLIAMLLSYDAIVGEIERGTMSLLLSYPVHRWQVLVGKFLGHALILSLSTVVGYGLAGVTLQVAHGGLDFSVWTPFLAMMGASILLGASFLSLGYFISTLVRERATAAGLAIGIWLFFVVIYDMALLGILVADQGAMITASWLNIILLFNPTDVYRLLNLTGYENVAMFAGMAGLSEQARLPASVLMSVLLLWIAVPFGLASLVFNKKTL
- a CDS encoding ABC transporter ATP-binding protein, with protein sequence MISSNNGPAPVSLANVSKLYGQQRAANAVNFELYPGQCTVLAGHNGAGKSTVIKLILGLIRADEGKVTLLDHDAGSSQAARLRTHIGYLPETVALHPALTGTETLAFYARLKGLPTRDNQALLARVGIAQAAHKRVGTYSKGMRQRLALAQTLLGKPRVLLLDEPTTGLDPASRLLFYEIVQELRDAGATILLSTHALAEMERLADRIIVMQQGRKIADGTLSELRQHAGLPVRIRLTVEQISDSVPQHWNVIGANRLERHCTEAEKIQILREAHAIAGLTDLELESPGLDELYAHFLKREDY
- a CDS encoding nitrous oxide reductase family maturation protein NosD; translated protein: MKPFRLFPARARCLRPSLALRLAIKPLTALALAASSLMAQAATIEVPADTALQAAIDAAQAGDILMLAPGTYQGNIIVNKPLTLQGPSNRQAVLMGEREGRTVWVQAEDVQIRQITVRHSGLSLPDMDAGIFLDKPAHNALIEHNDILDNLVGVYVWGPHNALVQHNTIVGNKELRLNERGNGVTVWNSPGSRILNNDISWGRDGIFSNASRDNVFSHNRFTQLRYAVHYMYTNNSEVSSNVSIGNDIAYALMFSQFLTVRENISINSTHQGLMLNAAQQSSITDNIVDGAEKGVFLYNANFNKISGNLIQNTQIGVHYTAGSEGNEITENAFIQNQNQVKYVGTRYLEWSSKDRGNYWSDHSAFDLNGDGIGDTAYRPNGLVEQLVWRAPSARVLLNSPAVSIVRWAQTQFPAILPGGIIDSAPLMRAPDNPVWERYKANHDFIQ
- a CDS encoding FAD:protein FMN transferase, with the translated sequence MTSTPVSRRRFIGIVAATSALTCVPWAAKAMQAATTPLSSWQGVALGADAQLHIHHPDPVFAQTLIDQALSEVRRLERIFSLYQEDSALRRLNRDGYLKQAPGDLTRLLLESQRLSELTNGAFDPTVQVLWELYSQAAQHSIQTSIPNAAEIKQTLQQVGYQAIHIQDDTVQLQHPGMALTLNGIAQGYITDRITEQLKQAGLEHALVDMGEIRGLGMAPSNRPWRVGLAGDQAEPASLLSLDVHNQAVSTSSGSGTSLSRDGSVTHLFNPANGQARPLYRSVSVVAGNATIADALSTAFSWMSPSAIARVLANDPSVRAWVLPDDGDQLVAMHSSTPRQTRLPADAQAR
- a CDS encoding nitrous oxide reductase accessory protein NosL — protein: MKKLRTFLLLCLGLILAACGQPEPIQAPPPPVVQIPQTAVGHYCGMYLFEHQGPKGQILLREREAPLWFTTIREVFAYTMLPEESKAIAATYVQDMAQRDQDGQFPEQAWIPAQEAWYLIYSRYTGGMGTIDALPFSQEQAAKDFQQQHGGQVVRFADMPENYIFGAVALP
- the pgi gene encoding glucose-6-phosphate isomerase, with protein sequence MSVHSPDLPCAAPLPGLPEWAGFCEAARQSDRYALDLHCLKAAGLQVDLSGQRHSPELQAAGAALLAARHFDTARKQLLNGGIVNNTEQRAAWHSALRAPAPTAEVAKERERMNEFVRVADSERRWRNIIHIGIGGSDWGVRLSLAAFGYRHSWRNVRFLANIDGHALEHALSGMDPHDTLIVIASKSFTTTETLKNGQRALEWLQAAGVGNPYEQIVAVTARPETASHWGVPQKNIFQFWDWVGGRFSLWSAVSLTTALAVSSDVVAGMLSGAAAMDQHFQEAPVASNVPVQMALAGVVNRSVLGYGSLNISPYDFRLGNLVPYIQQLDMESLGKSVTTNGEPVGLATGAAVWGLAGTDAQHTFYQWLHQGSDGAPVDFIVCQQADHNQAEHHNLLLANCLAQREALMRGKTYEQALAECEKQGLGEQAAELAHHRVHSGGRPNTLIVLPRLNPFSLGALLALYEHKIFVQALIWGINPFDQWGVEYGKVLANGILQELSGEKEMSAEHDASTRHWIETFKN